In Ferribacterium limneticum, a genomic segment contains:
- the holA gene encoding DNA polymerase III subunit delta — protein MLLKGDQLASHLERELRPLYVLYGDDPLLVIEAADAIRAKSRQQGYSEREVLTVLPQFDWGTLLAAGGNMSLFGDKKMIDLRVPTGKVGKEGSAALQQWCQNLSMDNLLLITLPELDWREEKAVWFTALVNAGVAIKLMAPPLAELPGWIVGRLRRQQQSADLESLKFIAERVEGNLLAAHQEIQKLGLLYPAGQLSMAQIRDAVLNVARYDIDGLREALLSGDLARLTRTLDGLMQEGEAPPLVLWAMSEEIRALTIIRAGMDAGKPVDMLLKDAKVWGPRANPVKKALQRLSTAGLEAALQHAGKIDRLAKGIGHGNIWEEFLRLGLRLTAVK, from the coding sequence ATGCTGCTCAAGGGCGATCAGCTGGCGAGCCACCTCGAACGCGAACTGCGGCCGCTTTACGTTCTGTACGGCGACGACCCACTGCTGGTCATCGAAGCCGCCGACGCCATCCGCGCCAAGTCGCGCCAGCAGGGCTACAGCGAACGCGAAGTGCTCACTGTGCTGCCGCAATTCGACTGGGGAACATTGCTCGCCGCCGGCGGCAACATGTCGCTGTTCGGCGATAAAAAAATGATCGACCTGCGCGTTCCAACCGGCAAGGTCGGCAAGGAAGGCAGCGCGGCGCTGCAGCAGTGGTGCCAGAACCTGTCAATGGACAACCTGCTGCTGATCACCCTGCCCGAACTCGACTGGCGCGAGGAAAAGGCTGTCTGGTTCACCGCCCTGGTCAATGCCGGCGTCGCCATCAAACTCATGGCCCCGCCACTGGCCGAGTTGCCGGGCTGGATCGTCGGCCGCCTGCGTCGCCAGCAACAGAGCGCCGACCTCGAAAGCCTCAAGTTCATCGCCGAGCGCGTCGAAGGCAACCTGCTCGCCGCCCACCAGGAAATCCAGAAACTCGGCCTGCTCTACCCGGCCGGCCAGCTCAGCATGGCGCAGATTCGCGATGCCGTCCTCAACGTCGCCCGTTACGACATCGACGGCCTGCGCGAAGCGCTGCTCTCGGGGGATCTCGCCCGCCTGACGCGGACGCTCGACGGCCTCATGCAAGAAGGCGAAGCGCCGCCGCTGGTGTTGTGGGCGATGAGCGAGGAAATCCGGGCGCTGACCATCATTCGCGCCGGCATGGATGCCGGCAAGCCGGTGGACATGCTGCTCAAGGATGCCAAGGTCTGGGGGCCGCGCGCCAATCCGGTGAAGAAGGCGCTGCAACGGCTATCGACCGCAGGGCTCGAAGCGGCACTACAACATGCCGGCAAGATCGACCGACTGGCCAAAGGCATCGGTCATGGCAATATCTGGGAAGAATTCCTGCGGCTCGGCCTGCGCCTCACCGCGGTTAAATAA
- a CDS encoding ZIP family metal transporter, which translates to MTQLVIQHYARPTARRHLWVGMAMAVVAIAFGIEQAVHWLAAHPMAAKGLEASLLAGAATGLGAIPVLMLRRPSERLMAPMLGLAGGMMLAASLFSLLVPAVQTVMASDAVWSLGMATAGALLAGIAAMQMLDRRLPHEHVEEIESSGMQPNVALVVAAIAIHNVPEGLAVGVAAAAGADHGMSLGIALQNIPEGWIVASAMVALGAAPLRATLIALGTGLVEPVGGLFGVIASTVAGAALPMALAAAAGAMLWVVSHEMIPASHKPGRVGAGTAGLATGFAVMTVLAAAF; encoded by the coding sequence ATGACCCAACTCGTTATCCAGCACTATGCCCGGCCGACCGCCCGTCGCCACCTCTGGGTCGGCATGGCGATGGCCGTTGTTGCCATCGCCTTCGGCATCGAACAGGCCGTCCATTGGCTCGCTGCCCACCCGATGGCCGCCAAGGGGCTTGAAGCCAGCCTGTTGGCCGGCGCGGCAACCGGGCTTGGCGCCATTCCCGTGCTCATGCTCCGTCGCCCGTCGGAACGGCTGATGGCCCCGATGCTCGGCCTGGCCGGCGGCATGATGCTCGCCGCCAGCCTTTTCTCGCTCCTCGTCCCGGCCGTGCAGACGGTGATGGCCAGCGATGCCGTGTGGTCGCTCGGCATGGCCACGGCCGGCGCCTTGCTGGCTGGCATCGCGGCCATGCAGATGCTGGATCGGCGCTTGCCGCACGAACACGTCGAAGAAATCGAAAGCAGCGGCATGCAACCCAACGTCGCCCTCGTCGTCGCCGCCATCGCCATCCACAACGTGCCGGAAGGCTTGGCGGTGGGCGTCGCGGCAGCGGCAGGCGCCGACCACGGCATGAGCCTCGGCATCGCCTTGCAGAACATCCCGGAAGGCTGGATCGTCGCCAGCGCCATGGTGGCGCTGGGTGCCGCGCCTTTACGGGCCACCCTGATCGCGCTGGGCACCGGCCTCGTCGAACCGGTCGGCGGCTTGTTCGGGGTCATCGCCAGCACCGTCGCCGGCGCCGCCTTACCAATGGCGCTCGCCGCAGCGGCCGGGGCGATGCTCTGGGTGGTCAGCCACGAAATGATTCCGGCCTCGCACAAACCGGGGCGAGTCGGCGCCGGAACGGCTGGATTGGCCACCGGTTTCGCCGTGATGACGGTGCTGGCGGCGGCGTTTTAG
- a CDS encoding bacteriohemerythrin, translated as MAIAWTPNLNTGINVIDQQHRQIVDYINNLEAANLIIDKRKVKEIVDSCVDYTLSHFAFEESLQEDAGYQYVKAHKRVHELFTRKVGEYQERLNLGEDIGKELHDMLARWLVSHIKHDDADYVSAVKTNMISLIEEKETKKETKGWFARFFK; from the coding sequence ATGGCTATCGCCTGGACCCCCAATCTCAACACCGGCATCAACGTCATTGATCAACAGCATCGGCAGATTGTCGATTACATCAACAACCTTGAAGCAGCCAACCTCATTATCGACAAGCGCAAGGTCAAGGAAATCGTCGATTCCTGCGTCGACTACACGCTCTCGCATTTCGCCTTCGAGGAAAGCCTGCAGGAAGATGCGGGCTACCAATACGTCAAGGCACACAAGCGGGTGCATGAGCTGTTCACCCGCAAGGTCGGCGAGTACCAGGAACGCCTCAATTTGGGCGAGGATATCGGTAAAGAGTTGCATGACATGCTGGCCCGCTGGCTGGTCAGCCACATCAAACACGACGATGCCGACTATGTAAGCGCGGTGAAGACGAATATGATTTCGCTCATCGAGGAAAAGGAGACAAAAAAAGAAACGAAAGGCTGGTTCGCTCGTTTCTTCAAATAA
- a CDS encoding acyl-CoA dehydrogenase, giving the protein MAKNTFHWEDPFLLDSQLAADERQVRNAARDFAQKALQPRIRDAFRNETTDPAIYREMGDMGLLGATLPPQFGGAGLNYVSYGLIAREVEYVDSAYRTLLSVQSSLVMLPIYEFGSDAQKEKYLKKLGKGELIGCFGLTEPNSGSDPSSASTVARSVPGGWKISGRKTWITNSPMADIFIVWAKDDAGALRGFILEKGMAGLSAPVINGKVSLRASITGDIVMDEVFVPTENQLPKASGLKGPFTCLNSARYGISWGALGAAEACWHTARQYTLDRQQFGRPLAAAQLIQKKLVDMQTEIALGIQGALRLGRMMDDGSATPELVSLLKRNSTGKALEIARNARDMLGGNGISDEFGVIRHMVNLESVTTYEGTHDVHALILGRAQTGLSAF; this is encoded by the coding sequence ATGGCAAAAAACACATTTCACTGGGAAGACCCCTTCCTGCTTGACAGCCAACTTGCAGCCGACGAGCGGCAAGTCCGCAATGCCGCCCGCGATTTTGCCCAGAAGGCGCTGCAGCCGCGCATCCGCGACGCCTTCCGCAACGAGACGACTGACCCGGCGATCTACCGCGAAATGGGTGACATGGGCCTGCTCGGCGCGACGCTGCCGCCGCAGTTCGGTGGTGCCGGGCTCAATTACGTTTCCTATGGCCTGATCGCCCGCGAGGTCGAGTACGTCGATTCGGCCTACCGCACGCTATTGAGCGTCCAATCCTCGCTGGTCATGCTGCCGATTTACGAGTTCGGCTCGGATGCGCAGAAGGAAAAGTATCTGAAGAAGCTGGGCAAGGGCGAGCTGATCGGCTGTTTTGGCCTGACCGAGCCGAACTCGGGTTCCGACCCGTCCAGCGCCTCCACCGTGGCGCGCAGCGTACCGGGCGGCTGGAAAATTTCCGGGCGCAAGACGTGGATCACCAACTCGCCGATGGCCGATATTTTCATCGTCTGGGCCAAGGATGACGCCGGCGCCTTGCGCGGCTTCATCCTTGAAAAAGGCATGGCCGGGCTGTCGGCGCCGGTCATCAACGGCAAGGTCAGCCTGCGCGCCTCGATCACCGGCGACATCGTCATGGACGAGGTCTTCGTGCCGACCGAAAACCAGTTGCCAAAGGCTAGCGGCCTGAAAGGCCCGTTTACCTGCCTGAACTCGGCACGCTACGGCATTTCCTGGGGCGCCCTCGGCGCCGCGGAAGCCTGCTGGCACACGGCGCGGCAATACACGCTCGACCGCCAGCAATTCGGCCGGCCGCTCGCCGCGGCGCAATTGATCCAGAAAAAGCTGGTCGACATGCAAACCGAAATCGCCCTGGGCATCCAGGGGGCGCTACGCCTCGGCCGCATGATGGACGACGGAAGCGCGACGCCGGAACTGGTCTCGCTGCTCAAGCGCAACAGCACCGGCAAGGCGCTGGAAATCGCCCGCAACGCCCGCGACATGCTGGGCGGTAACGGCATTTCGGATGAATTCGGCGTCATCCGCCACATGGTCAATCTCGAATCGGTCACCACTTATGAAGGCACGCACGATGTGCATGCGCTGATCCTCGGCCGCGCCCAGACCGGCTTGTCGGCTTTTTGA
- a CDS encoding glutamate-5-semialdehyde dehydrogenase: MDIKHYMQTVGRQARAASRRIAAASTAEKNAALLAIAAAIRREKAALVAANQQDLAAARAAGLETAMLDRLTLSEKGVDSMAEGVEQVAKLPDPIGEMGEFKYQPSGIQVGKMRVPLGVIGIIYEARPNVTADAAALCLKSGNAAILRGGSEAIRSNRAIAALVHEGLQAAGLPADAVQVIDTTDRAAVGELITMREFVDVIVPRGGKGLIARLLAESRVPMIQHLDGNCHVYLEEEADPNKALKIVENAKTQRYGTCNTAESLLVDRSVAAMLLPPIAHMLTAKGVEIRGCAETCAIVPNAVAATEEDFYTEFLAPIISVKVVAGIDEAIEHINKYSSHHSEAIVTDNHPKAMRFLREVDSASVMINASTRFADGFEYGLGAEIGISTDKIHARGPVGLEGLTSQKWIVLGDGHVRA, translated from the coding sequence ATGGACATCAAGCATTACATGCAGACCGTTGGCCGTCAGGCCCGTGCTGCCTCGCGCCGTATCGCCGCGGCCTCGACGGCCGAAAAGAACGCCGCCCTGCTCGCCATCGCCGCCGCCATCCGCCGCGAAAAAGCCGCTCTGGTCGCCGCCAACCAGCAAGACCTGGCCGCCGCCCGCGCTGCCGGGCTTGAAACCGCCATGCTCGACCGCCTGACGCTCAGCGAAAAGGGCGTGGACAGCATGGCCGAAGGCGTCGAACAGGTCGCCAAGTTGCCCGATCCGATTGGTGAAATGGGCGAGTTCAAATACCAGCCGTCCGGCATCCAGGTCGGCAAGATGCGCGTGCCGCTCGGCGTCATCGGCATCATCTACGAAGCCCGGCCGAATGTAACCGCCGACGCCGCAGCGCTCTGCCTCAAATCCGGCAACGCCGCCATCCTGCGCGGCGGATCGGAAGCCATCCGTTCCAACCGCGCCATCGCCGCGCTGGTCCACGAAGGCCTGCAAGCCGCCGGCTTGCCGGCCGATGCCGTGCAGGTCATCGACACCACCGACCGCGCCGCCGTTGGCGAATTGATCACCATGCGCGAATTCGTCGACGTCATCGTGCCGCGCGGCGGCAAGGGCCTGATCGCCCGCCTGCTGGCCGAATCGCGCGTACCGATGATCCAGCACCTCGACGGCAACTGCCACGTCTACCTCGAAGAGGAAGCCGATCCGAACAAGGCACTCAAGATTGTCGAGAACGCCAAGACGCAGCGCTACGGCACCTGCAACACCGCCGAGTCGCTGCTTGTCGACCGCTCGGTCGCTGCCATGCTGCTGCCGCCGATTGCCCACATGCTGACCGCCAAGGGCGTCGAGATCCGCGGTTGCGCCGAAACCTGCGCCATCGTGCCGAACGCCGTCGCCGCAACGGAAGAGGATTTCTACACCGAATTCCTGGCGCCGATCATTTCGGTCAAAGTGGTAGCCGGCATCGATGAAGCCATCGAGCACATCAACAAGTACTCGTCGCATCACAGCGAAGCGATCGTCACCGACAACCACCCGAAAGCCATGCGCTTCCTGCGCGAGGTCGACTCGGCCTCGGTCATGATCAATGCCTCGACGCGCTTCGCCGATGGTTTCGAATATGGCCTGGGCGCCGAAATCGGCATCTCGACCGACAAGATCCACGCCCGCGGCCCGGTCGGCCTGGAAGGACTGACCAGCCAGAAATGGATCGTACTGGGCGACGGGCACGTTCGCGCTTGA
- the ybaK gene encoding Cys-tRNA(Pro) deacylase, with protein MAKPEHAPETQATKFLKANKVAFSTHLYDYEEHGGTKVSARELNVDEHAVVKTLVFEDENAKPLIVLMHGDCKVSTKELARQIGCKKVEPCKPEVANRHTGFLVGGTSPFGTKKAMPVHIEKTILDLPLIYINGGKRGFLVGVHPHDILRTLQPKVVEAALKG; from the coding sequence ATGGCAAAACCAGAACACGCCCCCGAAACGCAAGCCACCAAGTTCCTCAAGGCGAACAAGGTGGCCTTCTCGACCCATCTCTACGATTACGAGGAACACGGCGGCACCAAGGTGTCGGCGCGCGAACTCAACGTCGATGAACATGCGGTCGTCAAAACTTTGGTTTTCGAGGACGAGAACGCCAAGCCGCTGATCGTCCTCATGCACGGCGACTGCAAGGTGTCGACCAAGGAACTGGCGCGGCAGATCGGCTGCAAGAAGGTCGAGCCGTGCAAGCCGGAGGTGGCCAACCGCCACACCGGCTTCCTGGTTGGCGGCACCAGTCCCTTCGGCACCAAGAAGGCGATGCCGGTGCATATCGAAAAGACCATCCTCGATCTGCCGCTGATCTACATCAACGGCGGAAAACGCGGCTTTCTGGTCGGCGTCCATCCGCACGACATCCTGCGCACACTGCAGCCGAAGGTGGTCGAGGCGGCGCTCAAGGGATGA
- the leuS gene encoding leucine--tRNA ligase — translation MQDKYTPADIERAAQDHWNKTGAARAVEDATKPKYYCLSMFPYPSGKLHMGHVRNYTIGDVLSRFHKMQGYNVLQPMGWDAFGMPAENAALQNNVPPAGWTYSNIDYMRQQLKSLGFAIDWEREFATCTPEYYRWEQWLFTRLYEKGLVYKKLGTVNWDPVDHTVLANEQVIDGRGWRSGALIEKREIPMYYMKITAYAEELLSELDNLPGWPEQVRLMQKNWIGKSTGVRFAFPLADDTDEKLWVFTTRADTIMGVTFVAVAAEHPLATRAAVNNPELANFIEECKKGGVAEADIATMEKKGMPTGIYVTHPLTGQQVEVWVGNYVLMSYGDGAVMAVPAHDERDFAFALKYNLPIKQVVAVDGETSFSHEAWAEWYADKQRGKLVNSGKYDDLSYEAAVDAIAADLAAKGLGDKKVQFRLRDWGISRQRYWGCPIPIIHCKTCGDVPVPDDQLPVVLPENVEITGAGSPLAKMPEFYECNCPKCGGDARRETDTMDTFFESSWYFLRYACPDNSTAMVDERVAYWCKGGIDQYIGGIEHAILHLLYSRFFTKLMRDVGLIGDLGEPFANLLTQGMVVAPTFFRDLDAGKKLWINPADVDVVTDERGRPTGATLKADGLPVVIGGTEKMSKSKNNGVDPQALIDQYGADTARLFIMFASPPDQSLEWSDAGVEGAYRFLRRLWKTTYDHVQGGLVDSNFEQNSLSTVQADLRRKLHQTMGKVADDYGRRKQFNTAIAAVMELLNAYDKTDLADATGRKLAQETLESIALLLFPIVPHIGQALYAELKPGQDAGSAAFPKADPAALKQDEIELMVQVNGKLRGSIRVSAEADKADIEAAALASEGAVKFMEGKPAKKVVVVPGRLVNIVV, via the coding sequence ATGCAGGACAAATACACCCCGGCCGACATCGAGCGCGCCGCCCAGGACCACTGGAACAAGACCGGTGCCGCCCGCGCCGTCGAAGACGCCACGAAACCCAAGTACTACTGCCTGTCGATGTTCCCGTATCCGTCCGGGAAACTGCACATGGGCCACGTCCGCAACTACACCATCGGCGACGTGCTTTCCCGTTTCCACAAGATGCAGGGCTACAACGTCCTGCAGCCGATGGGCTGGGACGCCTTCGGCATGCCGGCCGAAAATGCTGCACTGCAAAATAATGTACCGCCGGCTGGCTGGACCTACTCCAACATCGATTACATGCGCCAGCAACTCAAGTCGCTCGGCTTCGCCATCGACTGGGAACGCGAATTCGCCACCTGCACGCCCGAGTACTACCGCTGGGAACAGTGGCTATTCACCCGCCTCTACGAAAAGGGCCTGGTTTACAAGAAGCTCGGCACCGTGAATTGGGACCCGGTCGATCACACCGTGCTCGCCAACGAGCAGGTCATCGACGGCCGCGGCTGGCGTTCCGGCGCGCTCATCGAAAAGCGCGAGATCCCCATGTACTACATGAAGATCACCGCTTACGCCGAAGAACTGCTGAGCGAACTCGACAACCTGCCGGGCTGGCCCGAGCAGGTGCGCTTGATGCAGAAAAACTGGATCGGCAAGAGCACCGGCGTGCGCTTCGCCTTCCCGCTGGCCGACGATACCGACGAAAAGCTTTGGGTGTTCACCACCCGCGCCGACACCATCATGGGCGTCACCTTCGTTGCCGTCGCCGCTGAACATCCGCTGGCGACGCGTGCTGCGGTCAACAACCCGGAACTGGCCAATTTCATCGAGGAATGCAAGAAGGGCGGCGTCGCCGAGGCCGACATCGCGACGATGGAAAAGAAGGGGATGCCGACCGGCATCTACGTCACCCATCCGCTGACCGGCCAGCAGGTCGAAGTCTGGGTCGGAAATTACGTGCTGATGAGCTACGGCGATGGTGCCGTAATGGCCGTGCCGGCGCACGACGAGCGCGATTTCGCTTTTGCCCTGAAATACAACCTGCCAATCAAGCAGGTTGTCGCCGTCGACGGCGAAACCTCGTTCAGCCATGAAGCCTGGGCTGAGTGGTATGCCGACAAGCAACGCGGCAAGCTGGTCAATTCCGGCAAGTACGACGACCTGAGCTACGAAGCGGCTGTCGACGCCATCGCAGCCGACCTCGCCGCCAAGGGCTTGGGTGACAAGAAAGTGCAGTTCCGCCTGCGCGACTGGGGCATTTCCCGCCAGCGTTACTGGGGCTGCCCGATCCCGATCATTCACTGCAAGACCTGCGGCGACGTCCCGGTGCCAGATGACCAGTTGCCGGTCGTCTTACCCGAGAACGTCGAAATCACCGGCGCCGGCTCGCCGCTGGCCAAGATGCCCGAGTTCTACGAGTGCAATTGTCCGAAGTGCGGCGGCGACGCTCGCCGTGAAACCGACACCATGGACACCTTCTTCGAGTCGTCCTGGTACTTCCTTCGCTACGCCTGCCCGGACAACAGCACGGCCATGGTCGACGAGCGCGTCGCCTACTGGTGCAAGGGCGGCATCGACCAGTACATCGGCGGTATCGAGCACGCCATCCTGCATTTGCTGTATTCGCGCTTCTTCACCAAGCTGATGCGCGATGTCGGCCTGATCGGCGACCTCGGCGAACCATTCGCCAACCTGCTGACGCAAGGTATGGTCGTTGCGCCCACCTTCTTCCGCGATCTCGATGCTGGCAAGAAGCTATGGATCAACCCGGCCGACGTCGATGTCGTGACCGACGAGCGCGGCCGACCGACCGGCGCCACGCTCAAGGCCGACGGCCTGCCGGTGGTCATCGGCGGCACCGAGAAGATGTCGAAGTCGAAGAACAACGGCGTCGATCCGCAGGCCCTGATCGACCAGTACGGCGCCGACACGGCCCGCCTGTTCATCATGTTCGCCTCGCCGCCCGACCAGTCGCTGGAATGGTCTGACGCTGGCGTCGAGGGGGCATACCGCTTCCTGCGCCGCCTGTGGAAGACGACTTACGACCACGTTCAGGGCGGCCTGGTCGACTCCAATTTTGAGCAAAATTCCCTGTCGACCGTGCAAGCCGACCTGCGCCGCAAATTGCACCAGACCATGGGCAAGGTTGCCGACGATTACGGCCGGCGCAAGCAGTTCAACACCGCCATCGCCGCCGTCATGGAACTGCTCAACGCCTACGACAAGACCGATCTCGCCGATGCCACGGGCCGCAAGCTGGCCCAGGAAACGCTGGAAAGCATCGCCCTGCTGCTCTTCCCCATCGTCCCGCACATCGGTCAGGCGCTCTACGCCGAGCTGAAACCGGGCCAGGATGCCGGCTCGGCAGCCTTCCCGAAGGCCGATCCGGCTGCGCTCAAGCAGGATGAAATCGAGCTCATGGTGCAGGTTAACGGCAAGCTGCGTGGTTCCATTCGCGTCTCTGCCGAAGCCGACAAGGCGGACATCGAAGCTGCCGCGCTGGCCTCTGAAGGCGCCGTCAAGTTCATGGAAGGCAAGCCGGCGAAGAAGGTCGTGGTCGTGCCGGGCCGTCTGGTCAATATCGTCGTCTAA
- a CDS encoding dihydroneopterin aldolase, which translates to MDIIFLEELRAETWIGIYPREKAMPQTVEISLQIGVSTASAGASDDIRDTVDYAVVVDRLRADLAAVHFNLIEALAEHVASYVLETFAVHWVRVSVAKLGMMPGVKRVGVIIERSL; encoded by the coding sequence ATGGACATCATTTTCCTCGAAGAACTGCGTGCTGAAACCTGGATAGGCATTTATCCGCGCGAAAAGGCCATGCCGCAGACGGTCGAAATCTCTTTGCAAATTGGCGTGTCGACCGCTTCAGCCGGGGCCAGCGACGACATTCGCGACACGGTCGATTACGCCGTGGTGGTCGACCGCCTGCGGGCCGATCTGGCCGCCGTGCACTTCAATCTGATCGAGGCGCTGGCCGAACACGTGGCGAGCTACGTGCTGGAAACCTTCGCCGTGCACTGGGTCCGCGTGTCGGTCGCCAAGCTCGGCATGATGCCGGGCGTCAAGCGCGTCGGCGTGATTATCGAACGCTCGCTCTGA
- a CDS encoding LPS-assembly lipoprotein LptE, whose amino-acid sequence MRSPLRLLLALIISAALTGCGFHLRGVGSGNLPYKTMYIALPDTAEVNIWLQRYIKASGSTEIVEDAKAADAIFQQLGDSRLKTILSVNAQGRVREYRLQLTYTFRIVNQKGQVLVPPNEVALTRDISFDDSNILAKDLEENLLWRDMTNDLVNQIMRRLSIIKPKNPDAAEDDE is encoded by the coding sequence ATGCGTTCGCCGCTCCGCCTGCTTCTCGCCCTGATCATCTCCGCCGCCCTCACCGGCTGCGGCTTCCATCTGCGCGGCGTCGGCAGCGGCAATCTGCCCTACAAGACGATGTACATCGCCTTGCCGGACACGGCTGAAGTCAATATCTGGCTGCAGCGCTACATCAAGGCCAGCGGCAGCACCGAGATCGTCGAGGATGCCAAGGCGGCCGATGCCATCTTCCAGCAACTGGGCGACAGCCGCCTGAAGACCATCCTGAGCGTCAATGCCCAGGGCCGCGTGCGCGAATACCGGCTGCAGCTGACCTACACCTTCCGCATCGTCAATCAGAAGGGGCAGGTGCTGGTTCCGCCCAACGAGGTGGCCCTGACCCGCGATATTTCTTTCGACGACTCGAACATTCTCGCCAAGGATCTCGAAGAAAACCTGCTCTGGCGCGACATGACCAATGATCTGGTCAACCAGATCATGCGCCGGCTGAGCATCATCAAGCCGAAAAACCCCGACGCAGCAGAAGACGACGAGTAA
- the xerD gene encoding site-specific tyrosine recombinase XerD: MNPASQADLAEIDNFCDALWLEDGLAKATLNSYRSDLGRLSLWLANNAPEPLLDLRETTLTGFIAHLAKQTRASSQARYLSTLRRFYRWQLGRGRIVADPTLKLANPSRPSRLPKVMSEKQVEALLDAPDLDTPLGLRDRAMLETIYATGLRVSELVGLRLHEVSLADGVLRALGKGSKERLVPLGQLAIEWIKRYLNEARPDILNGQQSDDLFVTARGGAMTRQAFWHLIKRYALIAGIAPEKLSPHVLRHAFATHLLNHGADLRVVQLLLGHADISTTQIYTHVARERLKTLHAVHHPRG, encoded by the coding sequence ATGAATCCAGCCTCCCAGGCTGACCTCGCCGAGATCGACAATTTCTGCGACGCCCTGTGGCTGGAAGACGGTCTGGCCAAGGCGACGCTGAACAGCTATCGCTCCGACCTCGGCCGGCTCTCCCTGTGGCTGGCCAACAACGCCCCCGAGCCCCTGCTTGACCTGCGCGAAACGACGCTGACCGGCTTCATCGCCCACCTCGCCAAGCAAACCCGGGCCAGTTCGCAGGCCCGCTACCTATCGACGCTACGCCGCTTCTACCGCTGGCAGCTCGGCCGCGGCCGCATCGTCGCCGACCCGACGCTCAAGCTGGCCAACCCGAGCCGCCCCTCGCGCCTGCCCAAGGTCATGTCGGAAAAACAGGTCGAAGCCCTGCTCGACGCGCCCGATCTCGACACCCCACTCGGCCTGCGCGACCGCGCCATGCTCGAAACCATCTACGCCACTGGACTGCGCGTCTCGGAACTGGTTGGCCTTCGCTTGCACGAAGTCAGCCTCGCCGACGGCGTCCTGCGTGCTCTTGGCAAGGGCAGCAAGGAGCGCCTGGTGCCGCTCGGCCAGTTGGCCATCGAGTGGATCAAGCGCTACCTCAACGAAGCCCGGCCGGACATCCTCAACGGCCAGCAAAGCGACGACCTGTTCGTCACCGCCCGCGGCGGTGCCATGACCCGCCAGGCTTTCTGGCACCTGATCAAGCGTTACGCACTGATCGCCGGCATCGCCCCGGAAAAGCTGTCGCCGCACGTCCTGCGCCACGCCTTCGCGACCCACCTGCTCAACCACGGCGCCGACCTCCGTGTCGTCCAACTGCTGCTCGGCCACGCCGACATTTCGACGACGCAGATTTATACCCACGTCGCCCGCGAACGGCTCAAGACGCTGCACGCGGTGCATCACCCGCGCGGTTGA
- a CDS encoding methylated-DNA--[protein]-cysteine S-methyltransferase, with product MKTNAYQAIVAAPGFSLGVQCSDDEITGIDFLEPRPEVAATTPLAAEAARQLKAYIADPKFTFGLPLRLVGTHFQRRVWEQISAIPTGRTHTYGEVAKNIKNAPRAVGQACGSNPYPVVVPCHRVVATGGGLGGFARERGGFLLDVKRWLLTHESSLPG from the coding sequence ATGAAAACCAACGCCTATCAAGCCATCGTCGCCGCGCCTGGATTCTCGCTTGGCGTACAGTGCAGCGACGACGAAATCACCGGCATCGACTTTCTCGAACCACGCCCGGAAGTTGCCGCCACAACCCCACTTGCAGCCGAAGCCGCGCGTCAGCTCAAGGCCTACATCGCCGACCCAAAATTCACCTTCGGCCTGCCGCTGCGCCTGGTCGGCACCCATTTCCAGCGCCGCGTCTGGGAACAGATTTCGGCCATTCCGACCGGCCGGACCCACACCTACGGCGAAGTGGCGAAAAATATCAAGAACGCCCCGCGTGCTGTTGGCCAGGCCTGTGGCTCGAATCCTTACCCGGTTGTCGTGCCATGCCACCGCGTCGTCGCCACCGGCGGCGGGCTCGGCGGTTTTGCCCGCGAGCGCGGCGGTTTCCTGCTCGACGTCAAACGCTGGCTATTGACGCATGAATCCAGCCTCCCAGGCTGA